The DNA sequence ACGTGCATCGAGGTTGAGGCGCAGGGCAGGCGCCTGGTGCTGGATGTAGGTCTTCCGCTCGGCGCTCCCGACGATGAGGGCGCGAAGACGAACCTGTTGCCGGCCGTTCCGGGCTTCCGCTCACGGGACGACAGTTTGCTCGGCGTCATGATCACCCATCCGCACCCTGACCACTACGGTCTGGCAGGGCAAGTCCGGTCGGACGTTCCGATCTACATCGGTGAGGCGGCGCATCGCATGTTGAATGCGGCAAGCCCGTATGTGCGAGGCAGCCAGACCTTGGCCGCCCCCCGCTTCATCGAGGACCGAAGACCCATAGATGTCGGACCGTTCCGGGTGACACCGTATCTGGTGGATCACAGTGCATTCGATGCCTACGCGCTGCTGGTGGAGGCGGACGGCAAGCGGGTGTTCTACTCGGGTGACTTCCGCGGGCACGGGCGCAAGCGCCGGCTGTTCGACGCAGTGACCGCGAGCCCTCCCAAGGACATCGACGTGCTCCTCATGGAGGGAACGACGATTGGCCGGACGGGGGCGGACGAGACGTATGCCAGCGAAACGGAGCTGGAACACGCTTTCGTCCGGGCATTCCGGGAAACGCCGGGCCTGCATTTCGTGTGGACGGCGTCGCAGAACATCGACCGGTTGGTGACGGTCTTCCGTCAATAGGGAGGATCGACCATGAGTCTGCTCGGGTATCTTGTTTCCCGCGTCGCTTCCAGCCGTGAGGAGCCGGCTGCGACGCAGGCACTCGCTTACGTCCTCAAAGCATCGACGGGTGTGGCAACGGCGTTCGTTGACACAGTGGGCCGCACCGGCCTTCCGGCGTTCAAGCTCGGACTGATCTCCGCCGAAGAGCAGCACGGGAATGACCGTCCAGATCTGACTATCCGGGACGCGAATGGTGTCGTTCGAATCCTCGTAGAGAACAAGTTCTGGGCCGGACTGACTGAGGCACAGCCGCTCGCTTACCTCGAAGAATTGCCAAGCGACGCTCCTTGCGCGGTCGTCTTCGTTGTGCCGCACCAGCGCATGTACGGTCTCTGGGGCGAGCTTAGGGACAAGTGCCGGCGTAACGGAGTTGAGCTCGCAGCGGAA is a window from the Acidobacteriota bacterium genome containing:
- a CDS encoding MBL fold metallo-hydrolase; this translates as MNVSGRMRLRIHRGTKEIGGTCIEVEAQGRRLVLDVGLPLGAPDDEGAKTNLLPAVPGFRSRDDSLLGVMITHPHPDHYGLAGQVRSDVPIYIGEAAHRMLNAASPYVRGSQTLAAPRFIEDRRPIDVGPFRVTPYLVDHSAFDAYALLVEADGKRVFYSGDFRGHGRKRRLFDAVTASPPKDIDVLLMEGTTIGRTGADETYASETELEHAFVRAFRETPGLHFVWTASQNIDRLVTVFRQ